A stretch of the Synechocystis sp. PCC 7338 genome encodes the following:
- the atpH gene encoding ATP synthase F1 subunit delta, with translation MKGSLYSSKISEPYAQALMGLAQQQNLTGVFGDDLRSLLTLLKDSPDLSAMLSSPVVKDEDKKSVLRSVMGEGGNGYLINFLMLVVDKRRIIFLEAICEQYLVLLRQFTNTVLAEVTSALKLTDAQKDQVKEKVKQLTGAQSVELVAKIDGDILGGIVIKVGSQVFDSSLRGQLRRVGLSLGASL, from the coding sequence ATGAAAGGTTCCTTATACAGCAGTAAAATTTCCGAACCCTACGCCCAGGCTTTGATGGGATTGGCCCAACAACAAAATTTGACCGGAGTATTCGGGGACGATTTGCGCTCCCTGTTGACCCTGCTCAAAGATTCCCCCGATCTATCGGCGATGCTTTCTAGCCCGGTGGTCAAGGACGAAGATAAAAAATCTGTGCTGCGTTCTGTGATGGGAGAAGGGGGCAATGGCTATCTGATCAACTTCTTGATGTTGGTGGTGGACAAACGCCGGATCATTTTCCTCGAAGCCATTTGCGAGCAATACCTGGTCCTGTTGCGACAGTTCACCAATACGGTGTTAGCTGAAGTGACCTCCGCCCTCAAACTCACCGATGCCCAAAAGGATCAGGTGAAGGAAAAAGTTAAACAACTTACCGGCGCCCAGTCGGTGGAATTGGTAGCCAAGATCGATGGAGATATTCTGGGGGGCATTGTCATCAAAGTCGGTTCCCAGGTGTTTGATTCCAGTTTACGGGGTCAACTCCGCCGGGTTGGTCTGAGTCTCGGGGCCTCCCTCTAG
- the ctpB gene encoding carboxyl-terminal processing protease CtpB produces the protein MSPHLLRLRPLVAALVFALGLGATLKPALSAPNVINPDGPPLTTPKEKDTGVSDNVILLDNSPKAVVDEVWQLVNQQFVDKDFNHSNWLSKRQELLGRNYQDSAEAYRQIGRILKDLNDPYTRFLSPEEFAILSSQTAGEASGVGIRVLMDKRSSDLVVVDVMRGTPALKAGIRPGDRIVRINGQPAALMSLEQATEAIQGEIGSELSLQLSRPQSGVFSVTLKRENIEIDSVTYNVKEEGELRVGYIRLDEFSSHSAEQMEKAITELNNSRISGYILDLRGNPGGLLLSSIDIARLWLNRGEIVSTIDRRGGDRHFSANGRSLTDLPLVVLVNERSASASEILAGALKEQGRATVVGTATYGKGTVQSVNTLSDGSGLAVTIARYYPPSGTDIDRKGISPDIHLDISNDTKLRFRNDPDLIATDVDPQYQRAITVLRQHRHSLGLPPAKDLGIGLLEPSQL, from the coding sequence ATGAGTCCCCATTTGCTTCGCCTTCGCCCCTTGGTTGCCGCTCTAGTATTTGCTTTGGGTTTGGGGGCTACCCTCAAGCCTGCCCTCAGCGCTCCCAACGTCATCAACCCCGACGGTCCCCCATTAACGACTCCAAAGGAAAAGGATACCGGTGTGTCTGATAACGTTATCCTATTGGACAATAGCCCTAAGGCAGTGGTGGATGAGGTATGGCAGTTAGTTAATCAACAGTTTGTCGATAAGGACTTTAACCATTCCAATTGGTTATCGAAACGCCAAGAATTATTGGGACGCAATTATCAAGATAGTGCTGAGGCCTACCGACAAATTGGGCGCATATTAAAAGATTTGAATGATCCCTATACTCGCTTTCTTTCCCCGGAGGAATTTGCTATCCTCAGCAGTCAGACGGCGGGGGAAGCTTCCGGTGTGGGAATTCGGGTGTTGATGGATAAACGCAGTAGTGACCTGGTGGTGGTGGATGTGATGCGGGGCACCCCGGCTTTGAAAGCAGGTATCCGTCCTGGCGATCGCATTGTCCGCATTAACGGCCAACCGGCGGCCTTGATGTCCTTAGAGCAGGCTACGGAGGCGATCCAGGGGGAGATTGGCAGTGAGTTGAGTTTACAACTTTCCCGCCCCCAAAGCGGTGTTTTCAGTGTTACCCTCAAACGGGAAAACATCGAAATTGATTCCGTTACCTACAACGTTAAGGAAGAAGGGGAATTGCGAGTAGGTTACATCCGCCTCGACGAATTCAGTTCCCATTCCGCTGAGCAAATGGAAAAGGCGATTACGGAGCTGAACAATAGTCGTATTAGTGGTTACATCCTAGACCTGCGGGGCAACCCTGGGGGCTTGTTGCTTTCTAGCATTGACATTGCCCGCCTCTGGCTTAATCGGGGGGAGATTGTTAGTACCATTGACCGGCGGGGCGGCGATCGCCATTTTTCGGCCAACGGCAGGAGCCTCACGGATTTACCCTTGGTAGTGTTGGTCAATGAACGTTCCGCCAGTGCCAGTGAAATTTTGGCGGGGGCATTAAAAGAACAGGGAAGGGCCACTGTGGTGGGTACTGCTACCTACGGGAAAGGTACGGTGCAGTCTGTTAACACCTTGTCCGACGGTTCAGGCTTGGCGGTCACCATTGCCCGCTACTACCCCCCCAGTGGTACAGACATTGACCGTAAAGGCATTAGTCCCGATATCCATCTGGACATTTCCAACGATACCAAGCTCCGGTTTCGCAACGATCCAGACTTGATCGCCACGGATGTTGATCCCCAATATCAGCGGGCCATTACTGTGCTACGTCAACATCGCCATAGCTTAGGCCTACCGCCGGCCAAAGACCTGGGCATAGGTTTATTGGAACCCAGTCAACTTTAA
- a CDS encoding L-threonylcarbamoyladenylate synthase: MATFYNLHPETPQQRTIDIICKSLRQGAIMLYPTDTVYAIGCDLNDKNAVQRVRQLKQLSNNKPLTFLCSSLSNIAEYAVVADNAYRLMRRLIPGPYTFLLPATKQVPKLVVEPKRKTTGIRVPDRPICQEILQNLGNPIISTSAHLPDQDEFVMTEKAKLFDLFDRLVDIIIDDDQEPGYQTSSIIDFTDKEPKVVREGLGWETLRDLF; encoded by the coding sequence ATGGCCACCTTTTACAATCTTCATCCCGAAACCCCCCAACAGCGCACTATTGACATAATTTGCAAAAGCCTGCGCCAGGGGGCAATTATGCTTTACCCCACCGATACGGTCTATGCCATCGGTTGTGACCTCAACGATAAAAATGCTGTTCAGCGGGTGAGACAACTGAAGCAACTCTCCAATAATAAACCGTTAACGTTTCTCTGTTCGTCCCTGTCTAACATCGCTGAATATGCGGTGGTGGCGGACAATGCCTATCGCCTCATGCGCCGGTTGATCCCTGGGCCCTACACCTTCCTCCTCCCAGCCACGAAGCAAGTACCCAAGCTAGTGGTGGAGCCAAAGCGAAAAACCACCGGCATCCGGGTGCCCGATCGCCCCATTTGCCAGGAAATTCTACAAAATCTGGGTAACCCGATTATTTCCACCTCCGCTCACCTACCGGATCAAGACGAGTTTGTCATGACAGAAAAGGCGAAACTATTTGACCTGTTCGACAGATTGGTGGACATCATCATTGACGATGACCAGGAGCCTGGCTATCAAACTTCCAGCATTATTGATTTCACTGACAAAGAACCAAAGGTGGTGCGGGAAGGACTGGGTTGGGAAACTCTGCGAGATCTTTTCTAG
- a CDS encoding L,D-transpeptidase: MLSSLVRWGGSGLVVAGILATEVVAVNFFVPVVVAQTYQDTLNQKMAILKKSGEHWIEVNLSTQRLIAWEGSKPVYAVIISTGKKGTPTIPGIFAIQSKRSIDRMRGQDYDIDDVPYAQYYSGGYAIHGAYWHRNFGTPVSHGCINLAVDHAKWLFNWSEVKTPVVIHP; the protein is encoded by the coding sequence ATGTTATCTTCCCTTGTCCGATGGGGAGGGAGTGGGTTGGTGGTGGCGGGGATTCTTGCCACGGAAGTAGTTGCAGTTAATTTTTTTGTTCCTGTTGTGGTTGCCCAAACCTACCAAGATACCCTCAATCAGAAAATGGCTATCCTGAAAAAATCTGGGGAACATTGGATTGAAGTCAATCTCTCGACACAGCGCTTGATTGCTTGGGAAGGAAGCAAGCCTGTCTATGCCGTAATTATTTCTACGGGCAAGAAGGGTACCCCGACAATTCCAGGCATATTTGCTATTCAAAGTAAACGAAGTATTGATCGCATGAGAGGGCAAGATTACGATATTGATGATGTTCCCTATGCCCAATATTACAGTGGGGGCTACGCAATTCATGGAGCTTACTGGCATAGGAATTTCGGTACCCCCGTTAGCCATGGTTGTATCAATCTAGCGGTTGATCATGCCAAGTGGTTGTTTAACTGGTCGGAGGTGAAAACCCCTGTGGTTATTCATCCTTGA
- a CDS encoding F0F1 ATP synthase subunit gamma, with the protein MPNLKAIRDRIQSVKNTKKITEAMRLVAAAKVRRAQEQVLSTRPFADALAQVLYNLQNRLSFAETELPLFEQREPKAVALLVVTGDRGLCGGYNVNAIKRAEQRAKELKSQGIAVKLVLVGSKAKQYFGRRDYDVAASYANLEQIPNASEAAQIADSLVALFVSEAVDRVELIYTRFVSLISSQPVVQTLFPLSPQGLEAADDEIFRLITRGGKFQVEREKVATSVESFPQDMIFEQDPVQILEALLPLYNTNQLLRALQESAASELAARMTAMSNASDNAGQLIGTLTLSYNKARQAAITQELLEVVAGANSL; encoded by the coding sequence ATGCCTAACCTCAAAGCGATTCGTGACCGGATTCAGTCGGTCAAAAATACTAAAAAAATTACTGAAGCTATGCGCCTAGTGGCGGCGGCCAAAGTACGTCGGGCCCAGGAACAAGTACTTTCCACCAGGCCCTTTGCTGATGCCCTTGCCCAGGTGCTATACAATCTGCAAAATCGTCTTTCCTTTGCAGAAACAGAATTACCATTGTTTGAGCAACGGGAACCTAAAGCGGTGGCCCTCCTGGTGGTCACTGGCGATCGAGGGTTATGCGGTGGTTATAACGTCAACGCCATTAAGCGGGCAGAACAACGGGCTAAGGAATTAAAAAGCCAAGGCATTGCAGTCAAACTAGTGTTGGTGGGCAGTAAGGCCAAACAATATTTTGGTCGGCGGGACTACGATGTGGCCGCCAGCTACGCCAATCTAGAACAAATTCCCAACGCTTCAGAAGCGGCTCAGATCGCTGATTCTTTGGTGGCTTTGTTTGTTTCCGAGGCAGTGGATCGGGTGGAGCTAATTTACACTCGGTTTGTTTCTTTGATTAGCTCCCAGCCTGTGGTTCAAACCCTGTTTCCCCTCTCTCCCCAGGGACTGGAAGCCGCCGATGATGAGATTTTCCGGCTCATTACCAGGGGTGGAAAGTTCCAAGTGGAACGAGAAAAGGTTGCTACTTCGGTGGAAAGTTTTCCCCAGGATATGATTTTTGAGCAGGATCCAGTGCAAATTCTGGAAGCTCTGTTGCCCTTGTATAACACCAACCAGTTGTTGCGGGCTCTGCAGGAATCGGCGGCCAGTGAGTTGGCGGCTCGGATGACGGCCATGAGTAATGCCAGTGACAATGCTGGACAGTTAATTGGCACTCTGACCCTTTCCTACAACAAGGCTCGTCAGGCGGCCATTACCCAGGAATTGTTGGAAGTGGTAGCGGGGGCTAATTCCCTCTAA
- a CDS encoding F0F1 ATP synthase subunit B, producing MLNTLFILAAEAHAAGEGGFGINLDFLEANLFNLAILLGIIIYYAPKTLGKILGDRRQKIADAIEEAETRQRKSAQILAEEEKKLAQAKAEAARIVQDAGQRAEVAKQEIAAQTETDLRRMQETAAQDVGAEQDRVIAELKRRIAEQAVAKAEANLRDRLNEDTQDRLIERSIAQLGGR from the coding sequence ATGCTTAATACCTTGTTCATCCTAGCGGCCGAAGCCCATGCGGCGGGGGAAGGAGGGTTCGGAATCAACTTAGATTTTCTGGAAGCCAACCTCTTTAACCTGGCCATTTTGCTGGGAATTATTATTTACTATGCGCCGAAAACCTTGGGTAAAATCCTTGGCGATCGCCGTCAAAAAATTGCCGATGCCATTGAAGAGGCTGAAACTCGCCAACGTAAATCTGCCCAGATTTTAGCGGAGGAAGAGAAAAAATTGGCCCAGGCCAAGGCTGAAGCCGCCCGCATTGTCCAGGACGCAGGTCAGAGGGCAGAGGTGGCCAAACAGGAAATTGCGGCCCAGACGGAAACGGATCTACGCCGGATGCAAGAAACAGCGGCCCAGGATGTGGGGGCCGAGCAAGACCGGGTCATTGCGGAATTGAAGCGCCGCATCGCTGAACAGGCAGTGGCCAAGGCCGAAGCTAACCTGCGCGATCGCCTGAATGAAGATACCCAAGACCGGTTAATCGAACGCAGTATTGCCCAATTGGGAGGTCGTTAA
- a CDS encoding Uma2 family endonuclease, which translates to MPTPFHSRLQRNLVNLINRQTRDYEAIQELRCLVPPFSPVPDIAVVNSARLGGEDEPLIGPPEWLLKFFPLIKIFSICRLKFRIV; encoded by the coding sequence ATGCCCACCCCGTTCCACTCTCGCTTACAACGTAATCTGGTCAACCTCATTAATCGGCAAACGAGGGATTATGAAGCCATTCAAGAGTTGCGCTGTCTTGTGCCCCCCTTCTCCCCCGTTCCTGACATTGCCGTTGTGAACAGCGCTCGCCTGGGAGGCGAGGACGAACCATTGATAGGACCACCGGAATGGTTATTGAAATTCTTTCCCCTGATCAAAATATTCTCAATCTGCAGACTAAAATTCCGCATTGTCTAA
- a CDS encoding phosphate-starvation-inducible PsiE family protein, producing the protein MQLLSTNSDSDAKPTLLYFSRAVVVRLLETVQDFIVISLCVGLFSFMVMQLREMFVSLFPPLDFPRVTADILFLLILVELFRLLIIYLQEHRVSIGVAVEVSIVSVLREIIVRGVLEVPWEQVLAACSFLLILGALLVVRVWLPPTFEGVDPEREISRRHQILKSGKASSSI; encoded by the coding sequence ATGCAACTCCTCTCAACCAATTCGGATTCGGACGCCAAGCCTACTCTCCTCTATTTCAGTCGCGCCGTTGTTGTTCGTCTACTGGAAACGGTACAGGACTTCATTGTGATTTCGCTTTGCGTTGGCCTGTTCAGTTTCATGGTGATGCAGTTAAGGGAAATGTTTGTGTCCCTTTTTCCCCCATTAGATTTTCCCCGGGTCACCGCCGACATTTTATTCCTGCTGATTTTAGTGGAGCTATTTCGGTTGCTGATTATTTATCTGCAGGAACACCGGGTTTCCATAGGAGTTGCAGTGGAAGTCTCAATTGTTTCAGTTTTACGGGAAATTATTGTGCGGGGCGTTCTAGAAGTGCCCTGGGAGCAAGTGCTGGCAGCTTGTTCGTTTCTGCTCATTCTTGGTGCCTTGCTCGTAGTAAGGGTTTGGTTACCCCCTACCTTTGAAGGGGTCGATCCTGAACGGGAAATCTCCCGCCGCCATCAAATCCTCAAGTCTGGTAAGGCTTCCTCCTCAATTTGA
- a CDS encoding IS630 transposase-related protein, translating to MAYDLDLRLRVISFLEEGNGVTKASKIFKVGRETIYRWLSRKNLGPTKVKNRRRKIDIKELEKDVMKNPDMPMKERAKKFGVTASALSYKFKEMGITRKKTATI from the coding sequence ATGGCATACGATCTAGATTTACGGCTAAGAGTAATAAGTTTTCTAGAAGAAGGGAATGGTGTAACGAAGGCATCAAAAATATTCAAAGTAGGTAGAGAGACAATTTATAGATGGTTAAGCCGGAAAAATCTGGGACCAACGAAGGTAAAGAACCGGCGTCGGAAGATAGATATAAAAGAGCTAGAGAAAGATGTGATGAAAAATCCGGATATGCCGATGAAAGAGAGAGCAAAGAAATTCGGTGTAACTGCTAGCGCACTTTCATATAAATTTAAAGAAATGGGAATTACCAGAAAAAAAACAGCTACTATATAA
- the larC gene encoding nickel pincer cofactor biosynthesis protein LarC, which translates to MGLIAYFDCPTGISGDMCLGALVSAGVPLEYLIEKLALLGLGHEYRLTAGMVQKQGQAATKVEVRLLTDQSSDRHHYEGRHLPEIEQLIKKANLPARVSRWSLAIFHQLAIAEGEVHGIEPEAVHFHEVGATDAIVDIVGTCLGLDYLGIDKCYWSALPTGSGTVRAAHGDLPVPVPAVLRLWETRQVPVYDNGLTGELVTPTGAAIAVTLANQFGTKPPFNLQKVGLGAGSKDLSSANILRLWIGTESQTAKTPKEIPFGQLETITVLETQLDDLQPQAVGYLLESLLHQGAIDVFTQAIAMKKSRPGILLTVLCAPENQNHCLNLLFRETTSLGIRVRQQQRYALEREWQTVVIAHGSIRIKVAYSYQAGTKIILNAHPEFADCAALAKATGQPWQLIHQQAIAAWSSISKESAQG; encoded by the coding sequence ATGGGGTTGATTGCTTATTTTGACTGTCCCACGGGGATTTCCGGTGATATGTGCCTGGGGGCTTTGGTGTCGGCTGGGGTTCCCCTAGAATACCTGATCGAGAAACTAGCCCTGCTCGGCTTGGGTCATGAATATCGCTTGACAGCGGGTATGGTGCAAAAACAAGGTCAGGCCGCTACCAAGGTGGAAGTGCGGCTTTTAACAGACCAGTCTTCCGATCGCCATCACTATGAAGGACGGCATTTACCGGAAATAGAGCAATTAATCAAAAAAGCTAATTTACCCGCTAGGGTCAGTCGTTGGAGTTTGGCCATTTTCCATCAACTGGCGATCGCCGAAGGGGAAGTACACGGCATTGAGCCGGAGGCAGTGCATTTCCATGAAGTGGGGGCCACCGATGCCATTGTTGATATTGTGGGTACTTGTCTAGGCCTGGATTATTTAGGCATTGACAAATGTTATTGGTCTGCTTTACCTACGGGCAGTGGTACGGTGCGGGCGGCCCATGGTGATTTGCCAGTGCCAGTGCCAGCGGTGTTGCGACTCTGGGAAACTCGCCAAGTACCAGTCTACGACAATGGTTTGACGGGGGAATTGGTAACCCCCACCGGAGCAGCGATTGCCGTTACTTTAGCCAATCAATTTGGCACTAAACCCCCGTTCAATTTGCAAAAAGTAGGACTGGGGGCAGGAAGCAAAGATTTATCATCAGCCAATATCCTCCGACTCTGGATCGGGACGGAGTCCCAGACCGCCAAAACGCCGAAGGAGATCCCCTTTGGGCAACTGGAAACTATCACTGTGTTGGAAACCCAATTGGATGACCTCCAACCCCAGGCCGTGGGTTATCTTCTGGAAAGTTTGCTCCATCAGGGGGCGATCGATGTTTTCACCCAGGCGATCGCCATGAAAAAATCCCGCCCCGGCATCTTGCTCACTGTCCTCTGTGCGCCCGAAAATCAAAACCACTGCCTCAATTTACTCTTTCGGGAAACCACGAGTCTTGGTATCCGGGTCCGCCAACAACAGCGCTATGCCCTGGAGCGGGAATGGCAAACTGTAGTTATTGCCCATGGTTCCATTCGTATCAAAGTGGCCTACAGTTATCAAGCCGGTACAAAAATTATTCTCAATGCCCACCCCGAATTTGCCGATTGTGCCGCCCTCGCTAAGGCTACCGGCCAACCTTGGCAGTTAATTCACCAACAGGCGATCGCCGCTTGGTCAAGTATCAGTAAAGAGTCGGCCCAGGGTTGA
- a CDS encoding diflavin flavoprotein — MVTLIDSPTSAAVQPRLTLQTADIAANTTAIRCLDWDRDRFDIEFELDHGTTYNSFLVRGEKTALIDTSHRKFEAVYLQQLQDLIDLKSLDYLIVNHTEPDHSGLIPELLDLAPQVTVVGSKVAIQFLEKLVHRSFESRIVKSGHSLDLGQGHELEFISAPNLHWPDTILTYDAGTQVLYTCDVFGMHYCDDSLLDQTPERLEPDFQYYYNCLMGPNARSVLMALKRIAPLQVDLVATGHGPLLQHHISHWIGQYDAWSQNQVKAQTFVVLFYMDGYGVSHRLVRAIADGISKTGVAIELVDLSVADTQEVRTLAQCAAGLVLGMPPQSSTSTSLDPLLGTILAAVHPKQVIGLFETGGGQDEPIYPLRNRFQELGLLEAFEPILLKTEPTAATDQFCREAGTDLGQYLTQSQSRPADTALDPELNQAIGRLSTGLYILTAQKGDVRSAMLASWVIQGSFEPLGIVIAVAKERAIESLLHPGDTFVLNVLEEDNYQSLMRHFLLRFPPGADRFAGINTYPAQNGSPILLETLAYLECEVTSRLDGNDHWLIYSTVQTGRIAKLNALTATHHRKLGNHY, encoded by the coding sequence ATGGTTACCCTAATTGATTCTCCGACATCTGCTGCTGTCCAGCCCCGCTTAACACTCCAAACCGCGGACATCGCAGCCAATACCACAGCGATTCGTTGCCTTGACTGGGATCGGGATCGCTTTGATATTGAGTTTGAGTTGGACCATGGCACCACCTACAACTCGTTTTTGGTTCGAGGGGAAAAAACGGCCCTAATTGATACTTCCCATCGCAAGTTTGAGGCCGTTTATTTACAACAGTTGCAGGATCTAATTGACCTAAAAAGCCTCGACTATTTGATCGTTAATCACACAGAACCTGACCACAGTGGGCTGATTCCGGAACTCCTGGACCTGGCCCCCCAGGTGACAGTGGTTGGCTCCAAGGTGGCGATCCAATTCCTGGAAAAGCTGGTGCACCGGTCTTTTGAGTCACGGATTGTTAAAAGTGGTCACAGTCTAGATTTGGGGCAAGGCCATGAGTTGGAATTTATTTCAGCACCCAACTTGCACTGGCCCGATACGATTTTGACCTATGACGCTGGTACCCAGGTGCTCTACACCTGCGACGTTTTCGGCATGCATTATTGTGATGATTCACTTTTGGATCAAACACCAGAACGGCTTGAACCTGATTTTCAGTATTATTACAACTGCTTGATGGGGCCGAATGCCCGCTCAGTGTTGATGGCCTTGAAACGGATTGCGCCCTTGCAAGTTGATCTAGTGGCAACGGGCCATGGGCCACTATTGCAGCATCACATTTCCCATTGGATTGGACAATACGATGCCTGGAGTCAAAACCAGGTCAAGGCTCAGACTTTTGTGGTCCTCTTTTATATGGATGGGTATGGGGTGAGCCATCGCCTGGTGCGGGCCATTGCCGATGGCATTAGTAAAACCGGTGTGGCCATCGAGTTGGTCGATCTAAGTGTGGCGGATACCCAGGAAGTCCGCACCCTGGCCCAATGTGCGGCAGGCTTGGTACTTGGCATGCCTCCCCAATCTTCCACATCAACGAGCCTAGATCCTTTGCTGGGCACCATTTTAGCTGCGGTACATCCCAAACAGGTGATCGGCCTTTTTGAGACCGGAGGGGGACAGGATGAGCCCATTTATCCCCTCCGCAATCGGTTCCAGGAATTAGGTTTGCTGGAAGCCTTTGAGCCGATTTTGCTCAAGACGGAACCAACGGCGGCCACTGATCAGTTTTGCCGTGAGGCGGGCACCGACCTGGGCCAGTACCTCACCCAAAGTCAATCTCGACCGGCAGACACAGCCCTCGATCCAGAACTAAACCAGGCGATCGGTCGGCTCAGCACTGGACTGTATATTTTGACGGCCCAAAAGGGGGATGTACGGAGTGCCATGCTGGCTTCCTGGGTGATCCAAGGTAGTTTTGAACCCCTTGGCATTGTGATTGCAGTGGCCAAAGAACGGGCGATCGAATCATTGCTCCATCCCGGCGATACTTTTGTGCTTAATGTGCTGGAAGAGGACAACTATCAAAGCTTGATGCGGCATTTCCTGTTGCGTTTTCCCCCCGGGGCAGATCGGTTTGCTGGAATTAATACCTATCCGGCCCAGAACGGTTCTCCGATTTTATTGGAAACCCTAGCTTATCTGGAATGTGAGGTTACTTCCCGTCTTGATGGCAATGACCATTGGTTGATCTACAGCACCGTACAAACCGGGCGGATTGCCAAATTGAATGCACTGACTGCCACCCACCACCGCAAACTGGGCAACCACTACTAA
- the atpA gene encoding F0F1 ATP synthase subunit alpha, with the protein MVSIRPDEISSIIRQQIESYDQSVQVSNVGTVLQVGDGTARIYGLEQVMSQELLEFEDGTIGIALNLEEDNVGAVLMGDGINIQEGSTVKTTGQIAQIPVGDAMVGRVVDSLGRPIDGKGPITSSVTRLLESPAPGIIERKSVCEPMQTGITAIDAMIPIGRGQRELIIGDRKTGKTAIAIDTIINQKSEDVVCVYVAIGQKASTVAQIIDTLTDKGAMDYTIVVAANANDPATLQYLAPYTGATLAEHFMYQGKSTLVIYDDLSKQAQAYRQMSLLMRRPPGREAYPGDVFYIHSRLLERAAKLSDALGGGSMTALPVIETQAGDVSAYIPTNVISITDGQIFLSTDLFNAGFRPAINAGISVSRVGSAAQTKAMKKVAGKLKLELAQFAELEAFSQFASDLDAATQAQLARGQRLRQLLKQPENSPLSVWEQVAISYAGLNGYIDSIPVEKVTDFAQGLRDYLKANKAKYVEIIGSTKALTEEAETLLKEGIKEFTQGFAA; encoded by the coding sequence ATGGTAAGCATTAGACCCGACGAGATTAGCAGTATCATTCGTCAGCAAATCGAGTCCTATGATCAGAGTGTGCAGGTGTCCAATGTGGGCACAGTGCTCCAAGTAGGGGATGGTACCGCCCGGATTTATGGTCTGGAACAGGTGATGTCCCAGGAGTTGCTGGAGTTTGAAGACGGCACCATTGGTATTGCCCTCAACCTGGAAGAAGATAACGTCGGTGCAGTGTTGATGGGGGATGGCATCAATATCCAAGAAGGCAGTACCGTTAAAACCACCGGCCAGATCGCCCAGATTCCCGTGGGGGATGCCATGGTGGGTCGGGTTGTGGATTCCCTTGGTCGCCCCATTGATGGGAAAGGCCCCATCACTTCCTCCGTCACTCGTTTGTTGGAATCTCCAGCCCCTGGGATTATTGAACGTAAATCCGTTTGTGAACCCATGCAAACTGGTATTACTGCTATTGACGCCATGATTCCCATTGGTCGCGGTCAACGGGAATTGATCATTGGGGACCGTAAAACCGGTAAAACGGCGATCGCCATTGACACCATCATTAACCAGAAGTCCGAAGACGTGGTTTGCGTTTACGTGGCGATCGGACAAAAGGCTTCCACCGTAGCCCAAATCATCGATACCCTGACCGACAAAGGGGCTATGGACTACACCATTGTGGTAGCTGCTAATGCCAACGACCCCGCCACTCTGCAATATTTGGCCCCCTACACCGGTGCCACCTTGGCGGAACACTTCATGTATCAAGGCAAGAGCACCTTGGTGATCTACGATGATTTGTCCAAGCAAGCCCAAGCCTACCGTCAGATGTCCCTGTTGATGCGTCGCCCCCCCGGTCGGGAAGCTTACCCCGGTGACGTGTTCTACATCCACTCCCGTTTGTTGGAGCGGGCCGCTAAATTGAGCGATGCCCTCGGTGGTGGTAGCATGACCGCCCTGCCGGTGATTGAAACCCAAGCTGGGGACGTATCTGCTTACATTCCCACCAACGTAATTTCTATTACGGACGGTCAAATTTTCCTTTCCACCGACCTGTTCAACGCTGGCTTCCGTCCCGCCATTAATGCTGGTATTTCCGTAAGTCGGGTAGGTTCCGCCGCCCAAACCAAAGCCATGAAAAAAGTGGCTGGTAAATTGAAGCTGGAATTGGCCCAGTTTGCCGAACTAGAAGCCTTTTCCCAATTTGCTTCTGATTTGGATGCCGCCACCCAAGCCCAACTGGCTCGGGGTCAACGGTTGCGTCAACTGCTGAAACAGCCGGAAAATTCCCCTCTGTCCGTGTGGGAACAGGTTGCCATCAGCTACGCCGGTTTGAATGGTTACATTGACAGCATTCCTGTGGAAAAAGTGACGGACTTTGCCCAAGGTCTGCGGGACTACCTTAAGGCTAACAAAGCCAAGTACGTGGAAATCATCGGTAGCACCAAAGCCCTCACCGAAGAAGCGGAAACTTTGTTGAAAGAAGGGATTAAAGAATTCACCCAAGGTTTTGCCGCCTAA